A genomic region of Xanthocytophaga agilis contains the following coding sequences:
- a CDS encoding DUF7619 domain-containing protein: protein MCCKYIAVFFSVILCIVFLPAYGQKDFAFQHFIGPKIPLQSFRGIISDSQGNFLILDSDDNSIHKIDLSGKYITKFRLPKREDNANQNPISITIDKNDNIYVGNWNGGEIIKMDNVGKIIARFLSTVSGNGMYKGPEDIKIDNRGNIYIVDTYTNRVQKLDSNGKFIMKFGTYGSGNGQLNAPGDIAIDNSYNIYVGDGRNARIQKFDSSGNFLFSFGSQGSQDGQFYYGPGITLDKQGNIYAADPLNKRIQKFDPTGKFLWKSGTPDTDNGILMFPNDIAIDPSGNICVQDLELFGLVKLTPQGKLISQVKFDKENRLFTYPSGIARDLGDNIYVTDQKGIHKFDAQGNFLLKFTTQGILSDVPESITIDKWNNVYVIDRLGKLVKFDINGKVISAFDGTFGSPFSQSVTTDNQGNLYALSNNRFVIYDLKGRYLKDINLPAVNNGYFRSMAVDKLGSLYITYSTNTGIVINKCSSTGRLMRTFNIKDESGYPYGYNTYAVKIGIITDENNNVYLTDYYNKAIHKIDAITGNIISFGKYGSNEQEFDDPFAVTINSKGFLYVVDSGNDRISVFSTIGSAKTNFISGTIFSDLNQNCKQDTNEPGLSDVLVEAQPGSILTMTDATGHYSMQVDTGTYTVTQQFANHDKTILMKPICPADGKYHSVQVKEGMSVDGIDFADQATSLPYLSVHVASNRRRRCFTNTTTITYSNSGYADAQNVKVSVKLPQYVILKSSNVDYTIDKDKNYVFTIGTLKAKETGAIQITDSIACVVEARGMTACTQAWITPANSYTLPENSPWDQSDILLTGKCIENGRVQMVIKNTGKTMADSAEFRILLNAQLSFRKNYKLAIGDSLVLRIPANGKTVRLEADQRPGHPRKSQTNLTIEGCVASVSDVISKGYVAVLPQDDAEPEVASECLQIVDSYDPNDKLVSPAGTPSDNYTPSASELKYVIRFQNTGTDTAYAVTVIDTLSEHLDITTLQMGAYSHRYTLKVSGKGRPVLTWIFAGINLPDSTRDQAGSNGFIQFTIKPKVYLPEKVRIENFADIIFDYNEPVRTNTTVNVIYDVPPVIDKQNQLNEKTIVQQKPTISSFTPEGAKLSGQITLTGNHYQTVPTDNIVKVNEIPVVVISASETQLVVALPSKVTTGRISVTTPAGTAVSATDLVVFQPPVITGINPAKAHRGDQIILTGIHFESVAEYNLVKINDIPMQVLTATATQLTVVTPENATDGKVSLTTRGGSVISPSELVILFKPVITAFAPEEAQVGEQILVTGMNFNPISNQNTVKINGMVVSIVSAAETQLVITVPTGVTIGKVSVATEGGTAISEKDFVPLLPVITSFYPATGFVGTQVIISGKYYQSTASDNRVVIYGKEADIISASETELVIRIPEGAATDKIQVTTPTGSVISSTNFVVRDNAEWDDVIVIFPNPTDGKVAIDLSQSMAQMQQIEIFNNIGKRILSEKVTAITSKYEVDLSGNATGLYLILVKTDKGTVTRKIILK from the coding sequence TGATTCTCAGGGCAACTTTCTGATTTTGGATTCTGATGATAACTCTATTCACAAAATTGACCTATCAGGAAAATATATTACTAAATTTAGATTGCCCAAAAGAGAGGATAACGCAAACCAGAATCCTATATCTATAACAATAGATAAAAATGATAACATTTATGTAGGTAATTGGAATGGTGGGGAGATTATAAAAATGGATAACGTAGGTAAGATTATAGCAAGATTTTTATCTACAGTTAGTGGAAATGGAATGTATAAAGGTCCTGAAGACATAAAAATAGACAATCGAGGAAACATTTACATTGTAGATACATATACAAATAGGGTACAAAAACTTGATTCTAATGGAAAATTTATAATGAAATTTGGAACTTACGGTTCTGGTAACGGTCAATTAAATGCTCCTGGAGATATTGCAATTGATAATTCGTATAACATTTATGTGGGAGATGGACGCAATGCTCGAATTCAGAAATTTGATTCCAGTGGAAATTTTTTATTTTCTTTTGGTTCCCAAGGATCTCAAGATGGACAATTCTACTATGGTCCTGGAATTACTCTTGATAAACAAGGAAATATATATGCTGCTGATCCTTTAAACAAACGTATTCAAAAGTTTGATCCAACCGGAAAATTTCTTTGGAAGTCAGGTACTCCAGATACAGATAATGGAATACTTATGTTTCCCAACGATATTGCAATTGATCCAAGTGGTAATATCTGTGTGCAAGACCTCGAACTTTTCGGCCTTGTGAAATTGACTCCACAAGGTAAACTAATTTCACAAGTCAAATTTGATAAAGAAAACCGATTGTTTACATATCCAAGTGGAATTGCCAGAGACCTGGGGGATAATATTTATGTAACAGATCAGAAAGGTATTCATAAGTTTGACGCCCAGGGCAATTTTCTCTTAAAGTTTACTACACAAGGTATTTTATCTGACGTTCCTGAATCTATAACTATTGACAAATGGAATAACGTCTATGTAATAGACCGACTAGGTAAGTTGGTGAAATTTGATATAAATGGTAAGGTGATCAGTGCTTTTGATGGCACGTTTGGTAGTCCATTTTCGCAAAGTGTAACTACTGACAATCAGGGTAATCTGTATGCATTGAGCAATAATCGTTTTGTAATATATGATCTAAAGGGAAGATACCTTAAGGATATTAACTTGCCTGCTGTAAATAATGGATACTTCAGGTCTATGGCTGTTGATAAACTAGGATCATTATACATTACTTATTCTACTAATACAGGGATTGTTATAAATAAGTGTAGCTCTACAGGGCGATTAATGAGGACATTTAATATCAAAGATGAATCAGGCTACCCATATGGATATAATACTTATGCGGTCAAGATTGGAATAATTACAGATGAAAATAATAACGTCTATCTTACAGATTACTATAATAAAGCTATACATAAAATTGATGCTATAACAGGTAATATCATAAGTTTTGGCAAATATGGAAGCAATGAACAAGAATTTGATGACCCTTTTGCAGTAACAATCAATTCAAAAGGTTTCTTGTATGTAGTAGATTCTGGAAATGACCGAATCTCTGTTTTTAGTACTATCGGAAGTGCCAAAACAAACTTTATTAGTGGAACTATCTTCTCCGATCTGAATCAAAATTGCAAACAAGATACTAATGAGCCAGGACTTTCTGATGTTCTAGTAGAGGCTCAGCCAGGTTCCATATTAACTATGACGGATGCTACTGGCCATTATAGTATGCAGGTAGATACTGGAACCTATACAGTGACACAACAGTTTGCTAATCATGATAAAACAATTCTGATGAAGCCGATCTGTCCGGCTGATGGTAAATATCATTCTGTACAGGTTAAAGAGGGTATGTCGGTAGATGGAATTGATTTTGCAGATCAGGCTACCTCGCTGCCCTACCTATCGGTACATGTAGCTTCCAATCGGCGTCGCAGGTGTTTTACTAATACTACTACAATTACCTACTCTAATAGCGGTTATGCGGATGCCCAGAATGTAAAGGTATCTGTTAAGCTACCTCAGTATGTTATTCTCAAGTCATCAAATGTTGACTATACTATTGATAAAGACAAGAACTATGTTTTTACAATTGGAACATTAAAAGCAAAGGAAACCGGTGCTATTCAGATTACGGATTCCATAGCTTGTGTTGTCGAGGCTCGGGGTATGACAGCCTGTACCCAAGCCTGGATTACCCCTGCCAATAGCTATACCTTACCTGAGAATTCACCCTGGGACCAGTCAGACATTTTACTTACTGGTAAATGTATAGAGAATGGTCGTGTACAGATGGTGATTAAAAATACAGGAAAAACAATGGCTGATAGTGCGGAGTTCAGAATACTATTAAATGCCCAGCTATCTTTCCGCAAAAACTACAAACTTGCGATTGGTGATAGTCTGGTATTACGTATACCAGCCAATGGTAAAACGGTTCGTCTTGAGGCTGATCAGCGACCCGGACATCCGCGCAAATCTCAAACTAACCTGACTATTGAAGGCTGTGTAGCCTCTGTGAGTGATGTAATTAGCAAAGGATATGTAGCTGTATTGCCCCAGGATGATGCTGAACCTGAAGTAGCTAGTGAATGCCTCCAAATTGTAGATTCCTATGATCCAAACGACAAATTGGTAAGCCCTGCCGGTACACCTTCAGACAATTATACGCCTTCAGCTTCTGAGCTGAAGTATGTGATTCGCTTTCAAAACACAGGAACAGATACAGCGTACGCCGTTACTGTAATTGATACATTATCTGAACATCTGGATATAACCACTCTGCAGATGGGAGCTTATTCTCATCGCTATACACTTAAAGTGAGTGGTAAAGGTCGTCCGGTGCTTACCTGGATATTTGCAGGAATTAATCTACCCGACAGCACTCGTGATCAAGCAGGCAGCAACGGATTTATTCAATTTACCATTAAGCCAAAAGTATACCTGCCTGAAAAGGTCCGAATTGAGAACTTTGCTGATATTATATTTGACTATAATGAACCTGTGCGTACGAATACAACGGTAAACGTCATATATGATGTACCACCTGTAATAGACAAACAAAATCAGCTAAATGAGAAGACTATTGTGCAGCAGAAGCCTACCATCAGCAGTTTTACCCCTGAAGGTGCGAAGTTGAGCGGACAGATTACCTTAACCGGAAACCATTATCAGACTGTTCCCACTGATAATATTGTTAAGGTCAATGAAATACCTGTTGTTGTCATATCTGCTTCTGAAACTCAGTTAGTGGTGGCTCTCCCATCAAAGGTTACAACAGGCAGGATTAGTGTAACTACCCCTGCAGGAACAGCTGTGAGTGCTACCGATTTGGTAGTATTCCAACCTCCTGTTATTACAGGCATAAACCCGGCGAAAGCACATCGAGGTGATCAGATTATACTTACTGGAATTCACTTTGAAAGTGTTGCAGAATATAATTTGGTAAAGATTAATGATATTCCTATGCAGGTATTGACAGCAACAGCTACACAGCTTACTGTGGTGACTCCTGAAAATGCAACTGATGGTAAAGTTTCGTTGACTACACGTGGTGGTAGTGTTATAAGTCCATCTGAATTGGTTATTTTATTCAAGCCTGTTATCACAGCCTTCGCTCCGGAAGAGGCTCAGGTGGGTGAGCAGATTCTGGTTACAGGGATGAATTTTAATCCAATATCCAATCAGAATACTGTGAAAATCAATGGTATGGTAGTAAGTATCGTATCTGCAGCCGAAACGCAATTGGTGATTACTGTACCAACAGGAGTAACAATAGGAAAGGTAAGTGTTGCTACGGAGGGGGGCACAGCAATCAGCGAGAAAGATTTTGTACCGCTTTTACCTGTCATTACTTCTTTTTATCCTGCTACGGGCTTTGTAGGAACTCAGGTTATCATTTCCGGAAAATACTACCAGTCAACTGCTTCTGATAATCGTGTAGTTATTTATGGAAAGGAGGCAGACATTATTTCGGCCAGTGAAACCGAACTGGTAATTCGAATTCCGGAAGGAGCTGCCACAGACAAAATTCAAGTAACCACTCCAACTGGTTCTGTGATAAGTAGTACCAACTTTGTTGTACGGGATAATGCAGAATGGGATGATGTGATTGTTATATTTCCAAATCCAACCGACGGAAAGGTGGCTATTGATCTTTCTCAGTCTATGGCTCAAATGCAACAGATTGAAATATTTAATAATATAGGCAAACGCATATTATCTGAAAAGGTTACTGCAATAACTTCAAAATACGAAGTGGATTTGTCTGGAAATGCAACTGGATTGTATCTGATTTTGGTGAAAACTGACAAAGGAACTGTTACCCGAAAGATAATACTCAAATGA